The following proteins are encoded in a genomic region of Carassius auratus strain Wakin unplaced genomic scaffold, ASM336829v1 scaf_tig00015876, whole genome shotgun sequence:
- the frmpd1b gene encoding FERM and PDZ domain-containing protein 4 isoform X1, translating into MSRGAREVVQMEERERSRSRSPGRVGRVEQVVGKWLRRSRDSLSRERILGGRRSRSGDSGQQNFPVKVTVEVIRDAVLDSHGFSLSSQHPLLVRDVTPGGPADGQLFPGDQILKVNHKAIEDLSPEKAEQMIRDCQDPVTMTILRNMANPKSSFITAEKRARLRRNPIKVRFAEEVVVNGHTQGNSLLFLPNVLKVYLENGQTKAFKFHKTTTVKDIVLTLKEKLSIRCIEHFALVLEQQYNITKLLLLHEEELIQKVVQKKDSHDYRCLFRVCFIPRDPVDLLQDDPVAFEYLFQQSVGDVLQERYAVEMKCNTALRLAVLHMHEKLASCGQTTRASVKSIVKEFGLESFISPTLLRNMRDKHLRKALNHHMKKIQSLLEPRQKVISVSQARLAYVTQMAELISYSGRSYNATMLLQDRESLVTLLVGARYGISQILNHQLNMISTIIDFHYVTRIEVLSESDRISMLKIYLQDIQPIALLMESVAAKDLACLLAGYCKLLVDPNINVFRWGPRPKMRRIPAEEGYVSRCGSDSEDSSEDDYAMEGLLDTQLSEDTISTHTNDGTEEGEEAEGRSEAEAEKVRVIVTHPFLEVEGDEASKRESVGDEDYAMRIDSLLETGWYSDPRVNSSFSSLSSNSLNALEETIKATIGGLGHMDVSLEEKPSSGLGSGASSLDVHHPFLLEVPEHLDERGSSNKLRRHSDLTYSDYSVLRFSELSQMSDRLPSPTAASDDALSEEEDDDEGGDSGKDGRISAMSAEFEAVLASSTPNSINAKLAGINFQALLTRIHKHPACRQEGTSFPQKKTNEAKQQGQSSKLTAQYVLMRAVCTNVPEKSKDSRYSCSESEDEFFDAQDRFTPPITEKCLTEKSSDSDSKHPSFSDLKVSVNKTKASESRDSKDKDSVTPENLKEKSSFADHFTPAIPQSKNLELDVHQPSLIVPPKPTPLEPKSLSANHSTGQKAQHCNGDIPGQNPHLSTQLLEMEPETMEFKPVTGPGPPMSSSLITAVRQSAFPQQTLDLENVQNGPRLQNGISDQLPASLEKEITPNHVDLEGLDSQDTKPNQKESINAKGTTEFEKITVDSKSPQQQQSSDSLETRKSENKVPQMNTKPPIPPKPSFIGLQPSTKAVNAQSQKPDEKTKVPPNGLSLHPWSQRNGTSTSPHSTLIKGVSLSHENLRTELKAESSTVKQTSASTTPTPSPSPLPSPSVQSVNIVPEDPAQIGTNFPSRTGSSGRLSATALRGKIQDMPWYLTRSQEILGTVALSNSISSTGNKATIPTDVNHESKKVSPKATSVPSLIDWKEKDAEVVIVKLKDGPEDVSPTPVKDTNRKPQTSSSHPDLRQKLSTEATELHRHFGTCRSEQPQSHKGNPSEIRLDNDSSLSSGSPSHHDACGCHTVYANCFSGDTEENCSFDDNLTVYEFSRRNQISKPPQPTPVPSPATLSGPSPNVLSLLRDSPRPLSSSSELSPLLVPPRPLESLPLDRGPINNPLHFLQSHHYASGQKGTGLKDGYACLQRDIDELLLVLKKGPSVVHPPTHKGECENGNVNGNSLSETERYLVQAEARRLASGCQRATRVGWAPDDALLSLGNSFGALVQLTSTCMRVSCSDCGGCHGDIDADEALRKLEEIVDLYKEFVGAVETTREGEGVRLLAKQCTVLISTVFSLTQLFRSRTPDIDNGNVPLNF; encoded by the exons ATGTCCAGAGGAGCGAGAGAAGTCGTTCAG ATGGAGGAGCGAGAAAGAAGCAGAAGTCGATCTCCAGGCAGGGTCGGCCGGGTGGAGCAGGTGGTGGGGAAATGGCTGCGCCGCTCTCGAGACTCTCTCAGCAG GGAGCGTATTCTAGGAGGCAGGAGGTCACGCTCTGGGGATTCGGGCCAGCAGAACTTCCCTGTGAAGGTAACGGTGGAGGTGATCAGAGACGCTGTCCTGGACTCCCATGGATTCAGTCTCTCATCACAGCACCCCCTGCTGGTCAGGGACGTCActccag gAGGCCCAGCAGACGGTCAGCTTTTTCCTGGAGATCAAATCCTAAAAGTGAACCATAAAGCCATAGAAGATCTTTCGCCTGAAAAGGCGGAGCAGATGATTAG GGATTGCCAGGACCCTGTAACCATGACCATCCTCAGAAATATGGCG aaTCCTAAGTCTTCATTCATAACAGCTGAGAAGAGAGCCCGTCTGAGAAGAAACCCCATTAAAGTGCGCTTTGCAGAGGAGGTGGTGGTCAACGGACACACTCAG GGAAACTCTCTTCTCTTCCTGCCCAACGTTTTGAAGGTGTACCTGGAGAACGGCCAGACCAAAGCCTTCAAATTTCACAAGACCACCACTGTCAAG GATATCGTGTTGACTCTGAAAGAGAAGCTGTCCATTCGATGTATTGAGCATTTTGCACTGGTGCTAGAACAGCAATATAACATCACCAAGCTTCTGCTGCTGCACGAGGAGGAGCTCATACAAAAG GTGGTACAGAAGAAGGATTCCCATGACTACAGGTGTCTGTTCAGAGTCTGTTTCATTCCCAGAGACCCAGTGGACCTCCTGCAGGATGATCCTGTCGCTTTTGAGTACCTCTTTCAGCAG agtGTGGGAGATGTGTTACAGGAACGCTACGCTGTAGAGATGAAATGTAATACAGCGCTGAGACTAGCTGTTTTGCACATGCACGAGAAACTGGCAAGCTGTGGACAGACGACGAGAGCATCTGTTAAGAGCATTGT caagGAGTTTGGTTTGGAGAGCTTCATCTCTCCCACTCTGCTGAGGAACATGAGAGACAAACACCTGCGGAAAGCTCTCAACCACCACATGAAGAAGATCCAGTCGCTGCTAGAACCACGACAGAAG GTGATTTCTGTGTCTCAGGCCCGTTTGGCTTATGTTACCCAGATGGCGGAGCTGATTTCATACAGCGGGAGAAGCTACAACGCCACCATGCTG TTGCAGGACAGGGAGTCGTTGGTGACTTTGCTGGTGGGAGCGAGATATGGGATCAGCCAAATCCTAAACCACCAGCTCAACATGATCTCCACCATCATAGACTTCCATTACGTCACCCGAATAGAGGTGCTCTCAGAGTCCGACAGAATCAGCATGCTCAAGATTTACCTGCAGGACATCCAG CCTATAGCCTTGCTGATGGAATCTGTAGCAGCTAAAGATCTGGCCTGCCTCCTGGCTGGATACTGCAAACTGCTGGTGGACCCCAATATCAATGTGTTCCGCTGGGGACCTAGACCAAAAATGCGACGCATTCCGGCAGAAGAAG GGTATGTTTCTCGGTGTGGAAGCGATTCAGAAGACAGTTCAGAGGATGACTACGCTATGGAGGGACTGCTGGACACTCAGCTGTCAGAGGACACTATATCCACTCATACAAATGATGGCACGGAGGAAGGAGAGGAAGCTGAGGGGAGAAGTGAAGCAGAGGCAGAAAAGGTCCGAGTGATTGTAACACATCCCTTTTTAGAGGTCGAAGGAGATGAGGCGAGCAAGAGAGAGTCTGTTGGAGATGAGGATTATGCCATGAGAATCGATTCCCTTTTGGAGACAGGTTGGTACTCAGACCCTCGAGTCAACAGCAGCTTCTCCAGCTTGTCTAGTAACTCGCTAAATGCACTGGAGGAGACTATTAAGGCAACCATTGGTGGACTTGGTCATATGGATGTGTCTCTGGAAGAGAAACCCAGTTCTGGTCTTGGCTCTGGTGCATCTAGTCTGGATGTCCACCACCCTTTCCTCCTGGAGGTGCCAGAGCATTTGGATGAGAGGGGCAGTTCAAACAAACTCAGACGACATTCAGACCTGACCTACAGTGATTACTCAGTTTTGCGCTTCTCTGAGCTCTCACAAATGTCTGATAGGTTGCCAAGCCCAACTGCGGCCAGTGATGATGCATTgagtgaggaggaggatgatgatgaaggaGGAGACAGTGGAAAAGACGGTCGCATTTCCGCCATGTCAGCGGAATTTGAAGCCGTGTTAGCCTCTTCTACTCCTAACAGCATAAATGCTAAATTAGCAGGAATTAACTTTCAGGCACTCCTCACCAGGATTCACAAACATCCAGCATGTAGACAAGAGGGAACCAGCTTCCCacagaaaaagacaaatgaaGCTAAACAGCAGGGACAATCTTCAAAATTAACAGCACAATATGTGCTGATGAGAGCTGTGTGCACAAATGTCCCTGAAAAATCAAAGGACTCCAGATACAGTTGTTCAGAATCTGAGGATGAATTTTTTGATGCCCAAGATCGATTTACCCCTCCCATCACAGAGAAATGCCTCACAG AGAAAAGCTCAGATTCTGATAGCAAACATCCTTCTTTTAGTGACCTTAAGGTTAGTGTGAACAAGACAAAAGCTTCAGAATCCAGAGACAGCAAAGATAAGGACAGTGTGACACCAGAGAACCTCAAAGAAAAATCTTCTTTTGCCGATCATTTCACCCCTGCAATCCCTCAGTCTAAAAATCTTGAACTGGATGTCCATCAACCCTCACTGATTGTTCCCCCTAAACCTACACCTTTAGAACCTAAATCATTATCTGCTAACCACTCCACGGGGCAGAAAGCCCAGCACTGCAATGGAGACATACCTGGCCAAAATCCACACTTATCAACTCAGCTTCTAGAGATGGAGCCAGAGACCATGGAGTTTAAACCAGTCACAGGGCCTGGACCACCAATGTCTTCCTCATTAATTACGGCTGTACGCCAATCTGCCTTTCCTCAACAAACCTTAGACCTAGAGAATGTTCAAAATGGACCCAGGCTACAAAATGGAATATCTGACCAGTTACCTGCCAGTCTAGAAAAAGAGATTACTCCAAATCATGTGGATCTTGAAGGACTTGACAGTCAAGATACTAAGCCAAATCAGAAAGAGTCAATAAACGCTAAAGGAACAACTGAATTTGAGAAAATAACAGTAGACAGCAAGAGTCCTCAACAACAACAGTCATCAGACTCTCTAGAAAccagaaaatctgaaaataaagtgCCCCAGATGAACACAAAGCCCCCAATACCTCCCAAGCCGTCATTCATTGGTTTACAGCCATCCACAAAGGCAGTTAATGCCCAGTCACAAAAACCTGATGAAAAGACAAAAGTTCCCCCCAATGGACTTTCTCTACACCCCTGGTCTCAGAGAAATGGTACCAGTACCTCCCCACACTCTACACTGATCAAGGGTGTTTCTCTAAGTCATGAGAACCTAAGAACTGAACTAAAGGCTGAAAGCTCTACAGTCAAACAAACAAGTGCTTCAACTACTCCTACCCCATCTCCATCTCCCTTACCTTCTCCTTCAGTTCAGTCTGTAAATATTGTTCCTGAAGATCCAGCTCAAATTGGGACTAATTTCCCCAGCAGAACAGGCTCGTCTGGACGTCTGTCTGCCACAGCCTTACGGGGGAAAATTCAGGATATGCCCTGGTACCTCACCCGTTCCCAAGAGATCTTGGGGACAGTAGCACTCAGCAACAGTATTTCATCGACAGGCAATAAAGCAACCATTCCAACAGATGTTAACCATGAATCCAAGAAGGTATCTCCCAAGGCCACTTCAGTGCCATCTTTGATTGACTGGAAAGAGAAAGATGCTGAAGTAGTCATTGTGAAGCTCAAAGATGGACCTGAGGATGTGAGCCCAACTCCCGTGAAAGACACCAACAGGAAACCTCAAACATCATCAAGCCATCCTGACCTGAGGCAGAAATTGTCCACAGAAGCTACAGAGTTGCACAGGCATTTTGGGACCTGCAGGTCCGAACAACCTCAATCACACAAAGGTAACCCTTCAGAGATTCGACTTGACAATGATTCTTCTCTATCCTCCGGAAGTCCTTCCCATCATGATGCATGTGGCTGCCATACCGTTTATGCCAACTGTTTCAGCGGAGATACAGAGGAAAACTGCAGCTTTGATGATAATCTGACTGTTTACGAGTTCTCCCGTCGAAACCAGATCAGTAAACCACCTCAACCCACCCCTGTTCCTTCCCCTGCAACCTTATCTGGTCCCTCTCCAAATGTTCTGTCCCTACTCAGAGATTCCCCTCGCCCCCTATCATCATCCTCAGAACTCAGCCCACTCTTGGTCCCACCCAGACCTCTGGAATCTCTGCCTCTAGATCGTGGACCAATAAATAATCCGCTCCACTTTTTGCAAAGCCACCATTATGCTTCCGGTCAGAAAGGTACAGGGCTTAAAGATGGCTATGCCTGTTTGCAGCGAGATATTGATGAACTTCTTTTGGTTTTGAAGAAAGGACCTTCTGTAGTACACCCTCCAACCCACAAGGGGGAATGCGAAAATGGCAATGTGAATGGGAATTCGCTTTCAGAGACAGAACGATACCTGGTTCAGGCGGAGGCACGGAGATTAGCGTCAGGATGTCAGAGAGCCACACGGGTAGGATGGGCACCTGACGATGCTCTTCTATCCCTTGGTAACAGTTTTGGAGCTCTAGTGCAACTTACCTCAACCTGCATGCGAGTTTCCTGTTCGGACTGTGGAGGGTGTCATGGGGATATTGATGCAGATGAGGCCTTGAGGAAGCTTGAGGAGATTGTGGATCTGTATAAGGAGTTTGTAGGAGCTGTAGAGACGACTAGAGAGGGCGAAGGTGTCAGGCTCTTAGCCAAGCAGTGTACGGTTCTTATTTCAACTGTCTTCTCACTAACACAACTGTTTCGGTCACGGACACCAGACATAGACAATGGAAATGTACCTCTGAACTTTTAA
- the frmpd1b gene encoding FERM and PDZ domain-containing protein 4 isoform X2, protein MEERERSRSRSPGRVGRVEQVVGKWLRRSRDSLSRERILGGRRSRSGDSGQQNFPVKVTVEVIRDAVLDSHGFSLSSQHPLLVRDVTPGGPADGQLFPGDQILKVNHKAIEDLSPEKAEQMIRDCQDPVTMTILRNMANPKSSFITAEKRARLRRNPIKVRFAEEVVVNGHTQGNSLLFLPNVLKVYLENGQTKAFKFHKTTTVKDIVLTLKEKLSIRCIEHFALVLEQQYNITKLLLLHEEELIQKVVQKKDSHDYRCLFRVCFIPRDPVDLLQDDPVAFEYLFQQSVGDVLQERYAVEMKCNTALRLAVLHMHEKLASCGQTTRASVKSIVKEFGLESFISPTLLRNMRDKHLRKALNHHMKKIQSLLEPRQKVISVSQARLAYVTQMAELISYSGRSYNATMLLQDRESLVTLLVGARYGISQILNHQLNMISTIIDFHYVTRIEVLSESDRISMLKIYLQDIQPIALLMESVAAKDLACLLAGYCKLLVDPNINVFRWGPRPKMRRIPAEEGYVSRCGSDSEDSSEDDYAMEGLLDTQLSEDTISTHTNDGTEEGEEAEGRSEAEAEKVRVIVTHPFLEVEGDEASKRESVGDEDYAMRIDSLLETGWYSDPRVNSSFSSLSSNSLNALEETIKATIGGLGHMDVSLEEKPSSGLGSGASSLDVHHPFLLEVPEHLDERGSSNKLRRHSDLTYSDYSVLRFSELSQMSDRLPSPTAASDDALSEEEDDDEGGDSGKDGRISAMSAEFEAVLASSTPNSINAKLAGINFQALLTRIHKHPACRQEGTSFPQKKTNEAKQQGQSSKLTAQYVLMRAVCTNVPEKSKDSRYSCSESEDEFFDAQDRFTPPITEKCLTEKSSDSDSKHPSFSDLKVSVNKTKASESRDSKDKDSVTPENLKEKSSFADHFTPAIPQSKNLELDVHQPSLIVPPKPTPLEPKSLSANHSTGQKAQHCNGDIPGQNPHLSTQLLEMEPETMEFKPVTGPGPPMSSSLITAVRQSAFPQQTLDLENVQNGPRLQNGISDQLPASLEKEITPNHVDLEGLDSQDTKPNQKESINAKGTTEFEKITVDSKSPQQQQSSDSLETRKSENKVPQMNTKPPIPPKPSFIGLQPSTKAVNAQSQKPDEKTKVPPNGLSLHPWSQRNGTSTSPHSTLIKGVSLSHENLRTELKAESSTVKQTSASTTPTPSPSPLPSPSVQSVNIVPEDPAQIGTNFPSRTGSSGRLSATALRGKIQDMPWYLTRSQEILGTVALSNSISSTGNKATIPTDVNHESKKVSPKATSVPSLIDWKEKDAEVVIVKLKDGPEDVSPTPVKDTNRKPQTSSSHPDLRQKLSTEATELHRHFGTCRSEQPQSHKGNPSEIRLDNDSSLSSGSPSHHDACGCHTVYANCFSGDTEENCSFDDNLTVYEFSRRNQISKPPQPTPVPSPATLSGPSPNVLSLLRDSPRPLSSSSELSPLLVPPRPLESLPLDRGPINNPLHFLQSHHYASGQKGTGLKDGYACLQRDIDELLLVLKKGPSVVHPPTHKGECENGNVNGNSLSETERYLVQAEARRLASGCQRATRVGWAPDDALLSLGNSFGALVQLTSTCMRVSCSDCGGCHGDIDADEALRKLEEIVDLYKEFVGAVETTREGEGVRLLAKQCTVLISTVFSLTQLFRSRTPDIDNGNVPLNF, encoded by the exons ATGGAGGAGCGAGAAAGAAGCAGAAGTCGATCTCCAGGCAGGGTCGGCCGGGTGGAGCAGGTGGTGGGGAAATGGCTGCGCCGCTCTCGAGACTCTCTCAGCAG GGAGCGTATTCTAGGAGGCAGGAGGTCACGCTCTGGGGATTCGGGCCAGCAGAACTTCCCTGTGAAGGTAACGGTGGAGGTGATCAGAGACGCTGTCCTGGACTCCCATGGATTCAGTCTCTCATCACAGCACCCCCTGCTGGTCAGGGACGTCActccag gAGGCCCAGCAGACGGTCAGCTTTTTCCTGGAGATCAAATCCTAAAAGTGAACCATAAAGCCATAGAAGATCTTTCGCCTGAAAAGGCGGAGCAGATGATTAG GGATTGCCAGGACCCTGTAACCATGACCATCCTCAGAAATATGGCG aaTCCTAAGTCTTCATTCATAACAGCTGAGAAGAGAGCCCGTCTGAGAAGAAACCCCATTAAAGTGCGCTTTGCAGAGGAGGTGGTGGTCAACGGACACACTCAG GGAAACTCTCTTCTCTTCCTGCCCAACGTTTTGAAGGTGTACCTGGAGAACGGCCAGACCAAAGCCTTCAAATTTCACAAGACCACCACTGTCAAG GATATCGTGTTGACTCTGAAAGAGAAGCTGTCCATTCGATGTATTGAGCATTTTGCACTGGTGCTAGAACAGCAATATAACATCACCAAGCTTCTGCTGCTGCACGAGGAGGAGCTCATACAAAAG GTGGTACAGAAGAAGGATTCCCATGACTACAGGTGTCTGTTCAGAGTCTGTTTCATTCCCAGAGACCCAGTGGACCTCCTGCAGGATGATCCTGTCGCTTTTGAGTACCTCTTTCAGCAG agtGTGGGAGATGTGTTACAGGAACGCTACGCTGTAGAGATGAAATGTAATACAGCGCTGAGACTAGCTGTTTTGCACATGCACGAGAAACTGGCAAGCTGTGGACAGACGACGAGAGCATCTGTTAAGAGCATTGT caagGAGTTTGGTTTGGAGAGCTTCATCTCTCCCACTCTGCTGAGGAACATGAGAGACAAACACCTGCGGAAAGCTCTCAACCACCACATGAAGAAGATCCAGTCGCTGCTAGAACCACGACAGAAG GTGATTTCTGTGTCTCAGGCCCGTTTGGCTTATGTTACCCAGATGGCGGAGCTGATTTCATACAGCGGGAGAAGCTACAACGCCACCATGCTG TTGCAGGACAGGGAGTCGTTGGTGACTTTGCTGGTGGGAGCGAGATATGGGATCAGCCAAATCCTAAACCACCAGCTCAACATGATCTCCACCATCATAGACTTCCATTACGTCACCCGAATAGAGGTGCTCTCAGAGTCCGACAGAATCAGCATGCTCAAGATTTACCTGCAGGACATCCAG CCTATAGCCTTGCTGATGGAATCTGTAGCAGCTAAAGATCTGGCCTGCCTCCTGGCTGGATACTGCAAACTGCTGGTGGACCCCAATATCAATGTGTTCCGCTGGGGACCTAGACCAAAAATGCGACGCATTCCGGCAGAAGAAG GGTATGTTTCTCGGTGTGGAAGCGATTCAGAAGACAGTTCAGAGGATGACTACGCTATGGAGGGACTGCTGGACACTCAGCTGTCAGAGGACACTATATCCACTCATACAAATGATGGCACGGAGGAAGGAGAGGAAGCTGAGGGGAGAAGTGAAGCAGAGGCAGAAAAGGTCCGAGTGATTGTAACACATCCCTTTTTAGAGGTCGAAGGAGATGAGGCGAGCAAGAGAGAGTCTGTTGGAGATGAGGATTATGCCATGAGAATCGATTCCCTTTTGGAGACAGGTTGGTACTCAGACCCTCGAGTCAACAGCAGCTTCTCCAGCTTGTCTAGTAACTCGCTAAATGCACTGGAGGAGACTATTAAGGCAACCATTGGTGGACTTGGTCATATGGATGTGTCTCTGGAAGAGAAACCCAGTTCTGGTCTTGGCTCTGGTGCATCTAGTCTGGATGTCCACCACCCTTTCCTCCTGGAGGTGCCAGAGCATTTGGATGAGAGGGGCAGTTCAAACAAACTCAGACGACATTCAGACCTGACCTACAGTGATTACTCAGTTTTGCGCTTCTCTGAGCTCTCACAAATGTCTGATAGGTTGCCAAGCCCAACTGCGGCCAGTGATGATGCATTgagtgaggaggaggatgatgatgaaggaGGAGACAGTGGAAAAGACGGTCGCATTTCCGCCATGTCAGCGGAATTTGAAGCCGTGTTAGCCTCTTCTACTCCTAACAGCATAAATGCTAAATTAGCAGGAATTAACTTTCAGGCACTCCTCACCAGGATTCACAAACATCCAGCATGTAGACAAGAGGGAACCAGCTTCCCacagaaaaagacaaatgaaGCTAAACAGCAGGGACAATCTTCAAAATTAACAGCACAATATGTGCTGATGAGAGCTGTGTGCACAAATGTCCCTGAAAAATCAAAGGACTCCAGATACAGTTGTTCAGAATCTGAGGATGAATTTTTTGATGCCCAAGATCGATTTACCCCTCCCATCACAGAGAAATGCCTCACAG AGAAAAGCTCAGATTCTGATAGCAAACATCCTTCTTTTAGTGACCTTAAGGTTAGTGTGAACAAGACAAAAGCTTCAGAATCCAGAGACAGCAAAGATAAGGACAGTGTGACACCAGAGAACCTCAAAGAAAAATCTTCTTTTGCCGATCATTTCACCCCTGCAATCCCTCAGTCTAAAAATCTTGAACTGGATGTCCATCAACCCTCACTGATTGTTCCCCCTAAACCTACACCTTTAGAACCTAAATCATTATCTGCTAACCACTCCACGGGGCAGAAAGCCCAGCACTGCAATGGAGACATACCTGGCCAAAATCCACACTTATCAACTCAGCTTCTAGAGATGGAGCCAGAGACCATGGAGTTTAAACCAGTCACAGGGCCTGGACCACCAATGTCTTCCTCATTAATTACGGCTGTACGCCAATCTGCCTTTCCTCAACAAACCTTAGACCTAGAGAATGTTCAAAATGGACCCAGGCTACAAAATGGAATATCTGACCAGTTACCTGCCAGTCTAGAAAAAGAGATTACTCCAAATCATGTGGATCTTGAAGGACTTGACAGTCAAGATACTAAGCCAAATCAGAAAGAGTCAATAAACGCTAAAGGAACAACTGAATTTGAGAAAATAACAGTAGACAGCAAGAGTCCTCAACAACAACAGTCATCAGACTCTCTAGAAAccagaaaatctgaaaataaagtgCCCCAGATGAACACAAAGCCCCCAATACCTCCCAAGCCGTCATTCATTGGTTTACAGCCATCCACAAAGGCAGTTAATGCCCAGTCACAAAAACCTGATGAAAAGACAAAAGTTCCCCCCAATGGACTTTCTCTACACCCCTGGTCTCAGAGAAATGGTACCAGTACCTCCCCACACTCTACACTGATCAAGGGTGTTTCTCTAAGTCATGAGAACCTAAGAACTGAACTAAAGGCTGAAAGCTCTACAGTCAAACAAACAAGTGCTTCAACTACTCCTACCCCATCTCCATCTCCCTTACCTTCTCCTTCAGTTCAGTCTGTAAATATTGTTCCTGAAGATCCAGCTCAAATTGGGACTAATTTCCCCAGCAGAACAGGCTCGTCTGGACGTCTGTCTGCCACAGCCTTACGGGGGAAAATTCAGGATATGCCCTGGTACCTCACCCGTTCCCAAGAGATCTTGGGGACAGTAGCACTCAGCAACAGTATTTCATCGACAGGCAATAAAGCAACCATTCCAACAGATGTTAACCATGAATCCAAGAAGGTATCTCCCAAGGCCACTTCAGTGCCATCTTTGATTGACTGGAAAGAGAAAGATGCTGAAGTAGTCATTGTGAAGCTCAAAGATGGACCTGAGGATGTGAGCCCAACTCCCGTGAAAGACACCAACAGGAAACCTCAAACATCATCAAGCCATCCTGACCTGAGGCAGAAATTGTCCACAGAAGCTACAGAGTTGCACAGGCATTTTGGGACCTGCAGGTCCGAACAACCTCAATCACACAAAGGTAACCCTTCAGAGATTCGACTTGACAATGATTCTTCTCTATCCTCCGGAAGTCCTTCCCATCATGATGCATGTGGCTGCCATACCGTTTATGCCAACTGTTTCAGCGGAGATACAGAGGAAAACTGCAGCTTTGATGATAATCTGACTGTTTACGAGTTCTCCCGTCGAAACCAGATCAGTAAACCACCTCAACCCACCCCTGTTCCTTCCCCTGCAACCTTATCTGGTCCCTCTCCAAATGTTCTGTCCCTACTCAGAGATTCCCCTCGCCCCCTATCATCATCCTCAGAACTCAGCCCACTCTTGGTCCCACCCAGACCTCTGGAATCTCTGCCTCTAGATCGTGGACCAATAAATAATCCGCTCCACTTTTTGCAAAGCCACCATTATGCTTCCGGTCAGAAAGGTACAGGGCTTAAAGATGGCTATGCCTGTTTGCAGCGAGATATTGATGAACTTCTTTTGGTTTTGAAGAAAGGACCTTCTGTAGTACACCCTCCAACCCACAAGGGGGAATGCGAAAATGGCAATGTGAATGGGAATTCGCTTTCAGAGACAGAACGATACCTGGTTCAGGCGGAGGCACGGAGATTAGCGTCAGGATGTCAGAGAGCCACACGGGTAGGATGGGCACCTGACGATGCTCTTCTATCCCTTGGTAACAGTTTTGGAGCTCTAGTGCAACTTACCTCAACCTGCATGCGAGTTTCCTGTTCGGACTGTGGAGGGTGTCATGGGGATATTGATGCAGATGAGGCCTTGAGGAAGCTTGAGGAGATTGTGGATCTGTATAAGGAGTTTGTAGGAGCTGTAGAGACGACTAGAGAGGGCGAAGGTGTCAGGCTCTTAGCCAAGCAGTGTACGGTTCTTATTTCAACTGTCTTCTCACTAACACAACTGTTTCGGTCACGGACACCAGACATAGACAATGGAAATGTACCTCTGAACTTTTAA
- the slc25a51b gene encoding solute carrier family 25 member 51b, which yields MGVVTTMDPDSAQQPQGKLGKDGHTLIGANLGARGKHYVCGSLAAFTNIIVTFPIQKVLFRQQLHGVRVTEAVRQLQREGLRHLYRGLLPPLLQKTTTVAIMFGLYEDFSRLLLHHAHGSGAPELVTRSVAAALAGVAEAALTPFERVQTLLQDHRHNGRFNNTAHTFRTLLRDHGVRECYRGLVPVLLRNGPSNILFFGLRGPIKQQLPDARSRMGHMANDFVCGGLLGAALGIMFYPLNVVKSRAQAQVGGEFVPCHRVLMTVWRERGGSIVLLFRGATLNYHRSLLSWGIINATYELLLKVF from the coding sequence ATGGGGGTGGTTACTACTATGGACCCAGATTCGGCCCAGCAACCGCAGGGCAAGTTGGGTAAAGATGGCCACACGCTAATAGGGGCCAATCTGGGTGCTCGCGGAAAGCACTATGTGTGCGGCTCGCTTGCGGCGTTCACCAACATCATCGTGACGTTTCCTATTCAGAAAGTGTTGTTCCGGCAGCAGCTTCATGGGGTCCGAGTGACCGAAGCCGTCCGTCAGTTGCAGAGGGAAGGGTTGAGACATCTCTACCGAGGGCTCCTGCCTCCACTTCTGCAGAAAACCACCACCGTGGCCATCATGTTCGGCCTGTATGAGGATTTTTCCCGGTTGCTTTTGCACCATGCTCATGGAAGTGGTGCACCTGAGCTTGTTACGCGGAGCGTCGCTGCCGCGCTGGCCGGGGTGGCTGAGGCTGCCCTTACGCCATTCGAAAGGGTGCAAACACTGCTTCAGGATCACAGGCACAACGGGCGTTTCAATAACACCGCCCACACCTTCCGGACTCTCCTGCGGGACCACGGTGTGAGGGAGTGCTACCGCGGACTGGTACCAGTTTTGTTGCGAAATGGACCTAGTAACATTCTGTTCTTCGGTTTGCGTGGGCCAATTAAGCAGCAGCTCCCTGATGCCCGATCCCGTATGGGTCACATGGCCAATGACTTTGTGTGCGGCGGGCTGCTGGGGGCAGCGCTGGGTATCATGTTCTACCCTCTAAACGTGGTCAAATCTCGAGCTCAGGCTCAAGTCGGGGGTGAATTCGTTCCTTGCCACCGCGTGCTGATGACGGTGTGGCGGGAACGCGGCGGCAGCATCGTGCTGCTCTTCCGCGGAGCGACGCTCAACTACCACCGATCTCTTCTGTCGTGGGGGATCATCAATGCAACCTACGAGCTTCTCCTGAAAGTTTTCTGA